One Neovison vison isolate M4711 chromosome 2, ASM_NN_V1, whole genome shotgun sequence genomic window carries:
- the PCNX2 gene encoding pecanex-like protein 2 isoform X3: MVSQALQLLRQGVWAALTGGWYHDPEQSTFTNSCHLYLWLFLLLLPLALHLVRKSSVSLHN; encoded by the exons ATGGTGTCCCAGGCGCTGCAGCTGCTCCGGCAGGGCGTGTGGGCCGCGCTCACCGGCGGCTGGTACCACGACCCCGAGCAGAGCACGTTCACCAACAGCTGCCACCTCTACCTGTGgctgttcctgctgctgctgcccctggccctgcacctggtga GAAAATCCTCAGTAAGTTTGCATAACTGA